In Mangifera indica cultivar Alphonso chromosome 1, CATAS_Mindica_2.1, whole genome shotgun sequence, a single genomic region encodes these proteins:
- the LOC123209003 gene encoding ABC transporter C family member 3-like, translating to MLLFDSAKHVLLTFFTHSSSALMYSGTDFLLKPVFVRGFSASLHLVLLLVLFLSWVWKKLRVSVSRSSVESKERLKNRGVLWYKLTFVCCLGVSVFNLVFCLLSYFYWYRNGWSDEKLVTLFDFVLRTLGWGAISVYLHTHFLNTAEQKFPLLLRVWWGSYMSVSCYCLVIDIVLCKNHVSLPIQYLVSDVVSVIGGFFFCYLGFVKRREGEDTLLQEPLLNGNSNVSDDVGSSIKSKGADNVTPYSNAGLFCLFTFSWMGSLIAVGNKKTLDLEDVPQLDNADSVVGAFPIFRSKLQAEGCVGSGVTTLKLVKALVWSAWKEILITGLLALLYTIASYVGPYLIDTFVQYLNGKREFENEGFVLVSVFFFAKLVECLSRRNWFFRLQQVGIRIRAVLVAMVYNKGLTLSCQSKQGHSSGEIINFMTVDAERVGDFSWYMHDLWIVLVQVALALVILYKNLGLASIATLLATIIVMLANFPLGRLQEKFQDKLMESKDKRMKTTSEILRNMRILKLQGWEMKFLSKIVELRKSEAGWLKKYVYTSAMTSFVFWGAPTFVSVATFGACTLLGIPLESGKILSALATFRILQEPIYNLPDTISMIIQTKVSLDRIASFLCLDDLQTDVIEVQPRGSSDTAIDIVDANFSWDISSPNQTLRDINLKVFHGMRVAVCGTVGSGKSSLLSCILGEVPKISGNLKLCGTKAYVAQSPWIQSGKIEDNILFGKEMDRERYDRVLEACSLKKDLEILSFGDQTVIGERGINLSGGQKQRIQIARALYQDADIYLFDDPFSAVDAHTGSHLFKEVLLGALNSKTVVYVTHQVEFLPAADLILVMKDGKITQAGKYTEILNSGTDFMELVGAHKQALSALDSIEDGPVSEKISTSKESCSASSNGGVAKNEKHQDVQNDKANDVAEAKGQLVQEEEREKGRVGFSVYWKYITTAYGGALVPFILLAQILFQILQIGSNYWMAWATPVSEDAKSPVGGSTLIIVYVALSVGSSFCILGRATLLVTAGYKTASILFNKMHLCIFHAPMSFFDATPSGRIINRASTDQSALDMNIPYQVGAFAFSMIQLLGIIIVMSQVAWQVFLVFIPVIATSIWYQQYYIPSARELSRLVGVSKAPVIQHFAETISGSTTIRSFDQETRFRDTNMKLNDAYSRPKFHIAGAMEWLCFRLDMLSSITFAFSLIFLISIPKGLIDPAIAGLAVTYGLNLNTLQAWVIWNLCNLENKIISVERILQYTCIPSEPPLVLEENRPKRSWPSHGEVDICGLQVRYAPQMPLVLRGLTCTFPGGMKTGIVGRTGSGKSTLIQTLFRIVEPAAGQIMIDGINILSIGLHDLRSRLSIIPQDPTMFEGTVRSNLDPLEEYTDEEIWEALDKSQLGDEVRKKEEKLDSKVTENGENWSMGQRQLVCLGRVLLKKSKVLVLDEATASVDTATDNLIQQTLRQHFSDCTVITIAHRITSVIDSDMVLLLNNGLIEEYDSPSKLLENKSSSFAQLVAEYSVRSNSSFEK from the exons TCAGATGAAAAACTGGTGACCCTTTTTGATTTTGTGCTTAGAACATTGGGTTGGGGTGCGATTTCTGTTTATTTGCATACCCATTTTTTAAATACAGCTGAACAAAAGTTCCCCTTGTTGTTGAGAGTTTGGTGGGGTTCTTACATGTCTGTCTCCTGTTATTGTCTTGTTATTGACATCGTTCTTTGCAAAAACCATGTGTCTTTACCAATTCAGTATTTGGTTTCTGATGTTGTGTCTGTTATCGGTGGgttttttttctgttatttgGGGTTTGTAAAGAGACGTGAGGGTGAAGATACCCTCCTGCAAGAACCCCTTTTGAATGGTAATTCAAATGTAAGTGATGATGTAGGGTCAAGTATCAAGTCCAAAGGGGCTGATAATGTGACCCCTTATTCAAATGCTGGTCTGTTTTGTCTTTTTACTTTCTCTTGGATGGGTTCTCTGATTGCTGTTGGCAATAAGAAAACATTAGACCTTGAGGACGTCCCTCAGTTAGATAACGCCGATAGTGTAGTTGGGGCCTTCCCAATTTTCAGAAGTAAGCTTCAGGCAGAGGGTTGTGTGGGTAGTGGAGTTACCACTCTAAAACTGGTGAAGGCATTGGTCTGGTCAGCGTGGAAGGAAATTCTGATAACAGGTTTACTTGCTCTTTTATACACAATCGCCTCATATGTTGGCCCATATCTCATCGACACTTTTGTGCAATACCTCAATGGGAAGCGGGAATTTGAAAATGAGGGGTTTGTTTTggtttctgttttctttttcgCAAAACTTGTGGAATGCCTTTCCCGGAGGAACTGGTTCTTTCGGTTGCAGCAGGTTGGAATTCGGATCCGAGCAGTACTTGTTGCAATGGTGTACAACAAAGGTTTGACACTTTCATGTCAATCGAAGCAGGGACACAGCAGCggggaaattattaatttcatgACTGTTGACGCTGAGAGAGTTGGTGACTTCAGTTGGTACATGCATGATCTCTGGATCGTGCTTGTGCAGGTTGCTTTGGCGCTGGTGATCTTGTATAAAAATCTTGGGCTTGCATCGATTGCAACTCTGTTGGCAACAATAATTGTTATGCTGGCGAATTTTCCTTTGGGGAGATTGCAAGAGAAGTTCCAAGACAAGTTGATGGAATCTAAAGATAAAAGAATGAAGACAACTTCTGAGATTCTAAGGAACATGAGAATTCTTAAACTACAGGGATGGGAGATGAAGTTTTTGTCTAAGATTGTTGAGCTCCGAAAAAGTGAGGCTGGATGgttgaaaaaatatgtttacACTTCAGCAATGACAAGTTTTGTCTTCTGGGGTGCTCCAACTTTTGTGTCTGTGGCCACTTTTGGCGCTTGTACGCTCTTAGGTATCCCGCTTGAGTCGGGCAAGATCTTATCTGCACTTGCAACTTTCAGGATTCTTCAAGAGCCAATCTACAATCTTCCTGACACAATTTCAATGATCATTCAGACTAAGGTTTCGCTTGATAGAATTGCATCTTTTTTATGTCTTGATGACCTGCAGACTGATGTTATAGAGGTGCAACCAAGAGGTAGTTCTGATACAGCAATAGACATAGTTGATGCGAACTTCTCCTGGGATATTTCTTCCCCAAACCAAACTCTGAGAGATATCAACTTGAAAGTGTTCCATGGCATGAGGGTTGCAGTTTGTGGAACTGTTGGGTCGGGTAAATCAAGCTTACTTTCATGTATCTTGGGAGAAGTACCCAAGATATCTGGTAATCTTAAGCTGTGTGGTACAAAGGCTTATGTTGCTCAGTCCCCGTGGATACAGAGTGGCAAGATCGAAGACAACATTTTGTTTGGTAAGGAAATGGACAGAGAAAGGTATGACAGAGTTCTTGAAGCATGTTCTCTGAAGAAGGACTTGGAGATCCTCTCGTTTGGTGATCAGACTGTTATTGGTGAGAGGGGAATCAATTTGAGTGGAGGACAGAAGCAAAGAATACAGATTGCACGTGCTCTGTACCAGGATGCTGATATCTATTTGTTTGACGATCCTTTTAGTGCAGTGGATGCACATACAGGATCTCACCTCTTTAAG GAAGTATTGCTGGGTGCATTGAATTCAAAAACGGTGGTTTATGTTACTCATCAAGTGGAGTTCTTACCTGCTGCTGATCTAATCTTG GTGATGAAGGATGGAAAGATCACACAAGCTGGAAAGTACACTGAAATTCTTAATTCAGGAACTGATTTCATGGAACTTGTGGGTGCACATAAGCAAGCTTTGTCAGCTCTTGATTCCATAGAGGACGGGCCTGTTTCTGAAAAAATAAGTACTAGCAAAGAAAGTTGTAGCGCAAGTAGTAATGGTGGTGTTGCTAAGAATGAAAAACATCAAGATGTTCAGAATGATAAAGCAAATGATGTAGCAGAGGCAAAAGGGCAGCTTGTgcaagaagaagagagagagaaaggtaGAGTTGGATTTTCAGTGTACTGGAAGTATATCACTACCGCTTATGGAGGAGCCCTTGTGCCATTTATATTGTTGGCACAAATTCTCTTTCAGATACTTCAAATTGGCAGCAATTATTGGATGGCTTGGGCAACTCCTGTGTCTGAGGATGCGAAATCACCTGTTGGGGGCTCTACGCTTATAATTGTGTATGTTGCTTTGTCTGTTGGTAGTTCCTTTTGCATCCTTGGCAGAGCAACACTTCTTGTAACAGCTGGATACAAAACAGCCAGTATTCTCTTTAATAAAATGCATCTTTGCATTTTCCATGCCCCCATGTCCTTCTTTGATGCGACCCCAAGTGGACGAATTATAAACAGA GCTTCTACTGATCAAAGTGCATTGGATATGAACATTCCCTATCAAGTTGGGGCTTTTGCATTCTCAATGATCCAGCTTTTAGGAATCATTATTGTGATGTCTCAGGTTGCATGGCaggtttttcttgtttttatccCTGTGATTGCCACCAGCATTTGGTATCAG CAATATTACATACCTTCGGCACGAGAACTTTCACGGTTAGTTGGAGTATCCAAAGCCCCAGTGATACAGCATTTTGCTGAAACAATTTCAGGATCAACAACTATCAGGAGCTTTGATCAAGAAACAAGGTTCCGAGACACAAATATGAAGCTGAATGATGCATATTCACGGCCGAAATTCCATATAGCTGGTGCAATGGAATGGCTATGCTTTCGCCTGGATATGTTGTCTTCTATAACATTTGCCTTTTCTTTGATTTTCCTAATTTCTATCCCAAAAGGTTTAATTGATCCAG caaTTGCCGGCTTAGCTGTGACATATGGGCTCAATCTAAACACGCTACAAGCTTGGGTCATATGGAATCTTTGCAATCTTGAGAACAAGATTATTTCAGTTGAGAGAATACTTCAATACACTTGTATTCCTAGTGAGCCACCTCTTGTATTAGAAGAAAATCGGCCCAAACGTTCTTGGCCGTCACATGGAGAAGTTGACATCTGTGGTCTACAG GTTCGCTATGCCCCACAAATGCCTCTTGTGTTGCGAGGTCTCACTTGCACTTTTCCGGGAGGGATGAAAACTGGAATTGTAGGGAGAACTGGAAGTGGTAAATCTACTCTCATTCAAACACTTTTCCGAATTGTTGAGCCTGCAGCTGGTCAGATTATGATAGATGGCATCAATATCTTATCCATTGGACTGCATGATTTGCGGTCAAGACTAAGTATCATTCCTCAGGATCCAACCATGTTTGAAGGGACTGTTCGAAGCAATTTGGACCCCCTTGAAGAATACACAGACGAGGAAATTTGGGAG GCTCTGGATAAGTCCCAACTTGGAGATGAAGTTagaaagaaggaagagaaaCTAGATTCCAAAG TTACTGAGAATGGAGAAAATTGGAGTATGGGTCAGAGGCAGTTGGTGTGTCTTGGACGTGTGCTACTAAAGAAAAGTAAGGTCTTGGTGCTTGATGAAGCTACTGCATCTGTTGACACCGCTACAGATAATCTGATTCAACAAACTCTCCGGCAGCACTTTTCAGACTGCACAGTCATAACAATTGCTCATCGCATAACTTCTGTTATTGATAGCGATATGGTTCTACTTCTAAATAATG GACTTATTGAGGAATATGATTCTCCGTCAAAGTTGCTAGAAAATAAGTCATCGTCTTTTGCACAGCTCGTTGCAGAGTACAGTGTGAGATCCAATTCCAGTTTTGAGAAGTAA